The nucleotide window GGCTAATTTTAGCCTAAGCATGATAGTTCTGAGCATGGGCATTTATTTCTCCACCTTTTTAATGTTTGTAAAAATCCAATATGTTAATCAAGTGAGGCGAAAGCCATGATGGCAAGGCAAGACAACCACATGCAACGCCCGAGGAAGGACCACCTGCCGGCGAGGTAATCCTGTGACACTGTCCGCCAGATCAAGAGAAAGGCCCACATGGCAGTGAGAACATATTGCACCAACCATTAGCAGGACAACAGTCAACGACGACTCGGACGGCAAATGGCCTGAGAACGCCCGGTATCCACCAGGTTTGAGGCTTTATCTTGAATTCGGAAGTCAGTCCAGAACAATTGTCTATGAGTAGTTGTTTGGAAACATTGGTGCCTTTGCTGGTCTATGAGTTCATATCTAATGGAACACTATGTCCTTCAAACACTTAAGCGAGTGTTAAGTGCTTGCTTTCATGGGATGATCGCATTAGGATTGCAGTAGAAACTGCGACTGCTCTTGCTTATCTCTACTTAGCTGCTACAATGCCAATTTTCCATAGGGATGTCAAATCAGCCAATATATTGTTACATGACAATTTTATACAAAGGCATCTGACTTGGGTGATTTAAGGTCTGTATTACTCGAACATACTCCTGTGGCGACAATTGTACATGCATGGTAGGATTGGTTATACTTAGACAGGGAGTATGAACTGACTGGGAGGAGTGATGTTTATAGTTTTGGAGTTGTGCTTGTGGAGCCTCTCATTAGAAACAAGCCAATTTTAAACTCATCTCATTATTTGGTGTAAGCATTTCATCAGGGAACTCTCATGGGAATTAGGGATTCTCGAGTTTTGCGAGAAGCAGCTGCCGAAGAATTGATGTTATTGCATCAATAGCAGAATCATGCTTGAGCTGAAGCAGAGAGGCCGACCATGAAAAAGATGTAAAATTGTTCATACTTGTAGCGAACAATTTCTACCTCGTTCATGGTCAGCCTCTCATGGTTCATGGTCGGCCATGAAAAAGATGTAAAATTGACATCTCTACGCAAAATTGGCGCTAGCTAGCAGCTAACTAGAGATAAACAGGAGCAGCTTATACCGCATGCAATCCTAACGCGGTCGATCATCCCATGAAAAGCACGCATTGGACACTTACGGCGCCGCGTGTGGATTCATGGTTTTCCTCACGCGCCAGCAAAAGCACCATTGCTTCCGTGTTCTTCAGACAGAGCGGCCGCATGGTCTTCCTCCCTCCCTCTGTCAGAAAGCAAAATTCTGAGTTTTAGCCGATGATCAAGGCGCCGAGATCTACTGATTATCAGTTCTCAGCCCACGCACGTTTGCAGAGCACGTATATATGGAAGATCACACGGAAGAATTTCTCCAATTCCACTGACCTCTGGCCGGAAGCGCCGCCTTCCGCCGATCCGGAGCTGGATCGGGCGTCGATCGGGGCTCGATCGACGGCGCGCGCTCGAACTCCGCCACGGTGGCTGGGAGGAGGAGGCTCCGGGGGAAGAGGAGCTCGGGAGGGAGAGGAATGGGGCGAGGGATCCGCGGGGGAGGACAAAAAAGAGTGGAGGGAGACTGGAGAACGTGCGGAGGGGAGTGAAGGAGCGTCTCTCCCACGGGTCGTCACCATCGCCATCCATCGAGCACCACCCACCACCCACCGGTGGTGGCCAGCGAAGCCATGACGCTATCCCCTCACACACTCCGcccgcccctcctcctccccctcccgcTCCCGCCAACTTCAAACCGACGACCGCCGCCGCCTGCTTCCCGCCCCCGCCCGCTCCACCCGGCGCTCGCACGCCGCAGCCGCAGCAGCGTCCTCCTCGCCCGGCCGCCGCGCGCGGGCGCGGGCGCCGGGGACGGCGGTATGGCGTCGCACGGCTCGCACCCCACGCTGCTCGAGCACATGGGCCGGGCCGGCGCGCCCGCCGACCTCGCCGTCCTCGTCGCACACATCCAGGCCGCCTGCAAGCGCATCGCCGCGCTCGTCGCGTCCCCCGGCAACGCCGACCTCTCGCGGGCCAAGCCGGCGGCCGGTGGAACGGCTGCTTCCGCGGCAGGGCGTGACGCGCCCAAGCCGCTCGACGAATTGTCGGTGCGTGCTGGTTCCACGAGTTGTTTGATTTTGGTGTCATTGCGAGATCGGCGCTTGATAAGAGCAGTAGGCCTGGAGAGCTCAAGCATTGGCACACTGAATTATGTAGGGTTTGGATTGGGAATACATGCATTGTTTCAATGCTTTAGCTACTGGATTTGCATTTTTGCTCCTGCTACAAGTTTCTGCTACTATATTAGTTTGCTTCGGTTCAAAGACTGTACATATCTCTGATGGCAATATATGCACCTTGGCCTGAATGGTAGTGAATCCAAATAACCTGAATACTAACTTCATTTTAAATTCAGAACGAGATCATCCTGTCGTCGCTCCAAAGCTCTGGAAAAGTTGCAGTCGTGGCATCCGAAGAAAATGATCTCCCCGTTTGGATGTGCGACGACGGTCCCTACGTTGTTGTCACCGACCCGCTTGATGGCTCTCGCAACATTGAGGTGTCGATCCCCACTGGAACGATATTCGGGATATACGATAGGCTGGTGGAACTCGACCAGCTCCCTTTGGAGGAGAAAGCTCAGCTCAATTCGCTGCAGAGTGGTTCACGCTTGGTCGCTGCTGGATACATCCTTTATTCATCTGCCACCATCTTCTGCATCAGTTTCGGCGAAGGAACCCATGGATTCACATTGGATAGATCGACAGGAGAATTTGTTTTGACGCATCCGTCCATGCAAATACCCCCCAGAGGTAAGTAAGATGCATATGTATATCAGTATTTCTCGCAATAGGAAAATATGTATATCGCTATTTATTAGTTTTCTGATCATCTTACTTATCAAATCTTGATTGGTTCTTTTTACCTAGTTCCAGTTTCACCGGTACTACAAGCTTTAGCAAATCAGACTTCTGAATTTATAGTGCTCAATGGGCATCAACACGACTACACGAGTAACTTTAGAAGGTAGTATTATAGGATAATTTTTCTTATCTGAAATCTGAAATTGTTCCTTCTGCGACTTCAGCTATCCAGTATCCCTGTAACTTTAGAAGAATGCATGGTCTGACAGTTACTTCTATATTCCTCTCAAAATCTGTAATTGGACACAATGTCAGGACAGATATATTCAGTGAATGATGCGCGGTATTTCGACTGGCCAGAGGGCCTGAAGAAGTACATCGACACGATCAGACAAGGCAAGGGGCAGCATCCCAAGAAGTACTCTGCTCGGTACGTGTGCTCGCTGGTCGCTGACTTTCATCGGACGATCATATACGGTGGAGTCGCAATGAACCCGAGGGATCACCTTCGGTTGGTTTACGAGGCAAATCCTCTCAGTTTCCTTGCCGAGCAGGCAGGGGGGCGAGGCTCAGATGGCAAAACCAGAATCCTGTCCATTCAGCCTGTGAAGCTGCACCAGAGGCTGCCATTGTTCCTGGGGAGCATGGAGGACATGCTTGAGCTAGAAAGCTACGGAGATGTCCAGCAGAAGGTCAATCCTGGATACGATGTCTAATGTTAAGCATGAGGTGATAGCTTCAGGTATTGTAATGAGGTAACAGATGTATATGGCAAAATCTACATTTGCAAGCACAGTATTGTCTCTGTATTTTATTTTGTTGCCTTCTTGCCTAGGCAATTGCAGAGTACTGCACGGTGGAGGTCAGAAGAATTTGATGTAGTTCACTGTGAAAACAaaatatgcaatatggctttttTTTTGTAACGCCCATACATTTTACTCTCGGGAATATATAACTTACGAGCGACCAATGTTAAATATTTAAGGCAATTTTTCTGGCAACCCTTGCATTAGCAGATCCATGTAAGCTGTAGTAGTAACCAATTTTTATGCAGCAACTGAACTTATTCATCAAACACTAGTGCTGAAAGCCCAAAACTGCGAAAATGGAAGGTTATAACAAAGGACACATGAATAAACCCTGCAGATGACCAAAATACATTCCACTCTTCTATCTCTAAGCATGTTCCCATATGAGGAATTGTGACATACAGGCATACAGCCAACATCATTGGCCCTGGCCATACAGGTCACAGTACCACAGCACACAGTGACCATTGGAAGCCAAGAATGACACCTTAGATCAGCGACAGGGAGGCAAACGACAGATTGATCCCTCACATCTATCCATACACTCTATAAACATCTCTGGAAAGCGGGAGGATCACAATGAAGATAGTCACGATGTACAAAAAGATGCCGAATCTGTCCAAAGTCGGCTAAAAAGATCACTGCTCCAACGCAAGCTGCTTGTGCTTGTCCAGATCATTGAGGTAACTCGTGCGAGTGTAGTCCTCTGAATCACAGGAGTCGAACATTGGGGGCTTTGTGGGTCTAGGCTTTCCCATCAGTTCGAGTGATTCCCTATCTCCCTTCATGAAACGGACCACCTGCAACCAAAGGCATCACTTCGTCAGTTTACAGAACTCATTTTGCACTTGAGGCGACAGGGACACCCAAATCACTCACCGATTTCATGCTAGGCCGCAAGTTTGCGCTGTGGTGGATGCACATGGACGCCACTGCCAGGGTGAGTGCCATCTCTTCTGGGTCATATCCAACATCAAGAGAAGGATCCACCAGCCCCTTCATGTTGTTCGACTCGAGCAGCGGTTTTGCCTTTGAAATGATCAAAAGAAATTTATGAATCCAAAGGGTTCAGAAGTATGTAACTATCCGGCTTTATGTTTTCCATGCACATTTTAGGACTACAGTTGAGTCAGTTTGCTCTATTTATATTTATATGATCAAACAATAATTCAGTGAGCTAATTGGAATCTACTTGTGAAGTAGTATATCAGAGCAATCTGCTATACTCACCCATATCACCAGGCTCTGTCTAGAAGAGTCCACGGCTTTCCGCCCTGTCACTAGTTCAAGAAGCAATACTCCGTATGCAAACACATCCGTCTTCTCATTTATGATCCCGTGCATGAAGTACTCTGGGGCCATATAACTGTAAAAGGGGGTAAAATCAAAGTTGAAATAACAATGACACATTGTTTTGGTCCACTAGGAAGATTTTTTctcttttcaaaaaaaaagaggaaagcTCTGGGCTCTGCATCAACTGATGCAAGCAGCCAGTCTGGTGGGAAGCATGAAGTCATCATGAACATGGAGCAGTATTCAGAAATATATGAAACTCACCCGAATGTGCCTTCAATGGGGAATACAACCTGATGGGTGCATTTGTCAGGAAGCCACTTCGCAAGGCCAAAATCTGAAATCTGTGCAATGAGGGAGCAAAAAATGCATCAGTTTACATCATCAGGAGTAGTAGAATGGGCTAGGGCTAGTGTAACAGTAATACGTACCTGAGGTTGATAATCTTCAGTTAAAAGAATATTTGAAGCCTTGATGTCTCTGTGAATTATGTGCCGATGGCAGCCTTCGTGTAGATAAAATAGCCCTTCAGCGATTCCAAGTGCGATATTGAACCGGGCCTTCCACTTGAGGGCTCCCTTTGCACCTGATCAGCCAAGCTCCATTAGTCATTACAATTACAGCACCTCTAAAGTACACTCTTATTTGAGTGGTCCTTTTCATTAGAAAAGGGTATGATCATGCATATGTTTTCAACTGAAGAAGTACTACATGAAGTGATGGTGCAATAAGTATATACATAAATGCAAATTATGAGCTTAATATGCACTCAACGGACATCAGCATTTAAGATACTTTTTAAGTGTTCACGTTGTGTTGGCGTACATGGCAAGATATTTGCTCTATTTCTCCTTTTTTTGGAAGCCACCGCAACAAGTCAACTGTACCATTCATTGCCTAACTAACAAATTGTTCAGAGGACTGTACCATGGAGAAGAGAAGCCAAGCTTCCATGTGGTGAGAACTGAAGAACCAGGTGCAAGCCCCCTTCCACACTGAACCCCAAGAGCTGTGCCGCGTTTGGGTGGTTGACGTGCGCTATTATTCCAAGCTCGGATAGGAAATCGCTGATCCTGTCCTCCTTGTTGCCGCCTTTTGTTAACCTTTTCACCGCCACAAACTGTCCATCAGCAAGCTGTCCTTTGTACACCTCAGCGTGCCCTCCCTTTCCGATCAAATTATCTGGTAATATCGTACATTCAGATGTCAGGCAAAAATGTTTAGAGATAATTAAGACACAAAAAAGTAATTAATTCTGGCCAATAATGGCACTTTTAGTCTACTTGGAAGGAAGAAATAGAACTAGTATTAGGTTTCCACATCATATGGTCACAATTGTTGGAGGTACCACAATCTTGAAAACTGGACAAGCTAAAGAAACTAGTACAGAGTGACAACTGATGACAATAATGTGGTCTGGTACTTGAATTTTCCAACTAGCAACCAGTAACAACCATCATTAACCTAAGGAACAGTTCATGATTAGGACCTCAAACCCCCTTCACTCAGTGAAATCATGGGAGTACAATTATAAACCCATTTCTTTACGGCAAAGCCACATCCCACAAGCTTTGCAATGATAGTAACAGAGCCCAATTATCAAGGGCACTGAATGACAGCAACATAGGAGTTAGTGTTGCATGTTACCTGAACTGAATCTGTCAGTTGCAGCGCAGAGCTCGTCGTAGTCGAAGCTCCTCCATGATGGCCTCCACTTCTCGATCTCGGGGAAGATCTCCGGGGCGATTACGCTGCAGTCCATCTGGTTCTTGCCGCTCCGCATCCTCCCCAGGTACCTTTTAAGCCCCGTGCTCTTGGACCGCTGAGGGAACGTCACCGCCCTGGCCATCAGCTTCTTCCTGCTGAGTATCAGCCCACTGATCAAATTCCTCCACTGCAGCGGCTGCACGCTGCGGCTGGGCTCCGCCGGCTGCTCGACGGAGGAGCTCTCGTCAGAGTCCACGCTGCCGGACACCGATATGTCCAGCACGGCGCGGGGAGAGCTCTGGTCGGTGCACAAGCTGTTCTCATCATTGCAGCTCTTGGAGAACATTTCAGGCACCTCTTTGCCACCTCCATCAGAACCGGCACACTGGCTGCTGCTGCTGTCACTGCTATGCCCCTCACTGGTATCTTCACTCGGTACAGCGGCATCAGTTACCGAACCACTGCTGCCGCAATCCGCATCGGCAAGTTCGCCTGAGCTTCTCCTGCTCTCTTCCTGGGCCGCTCCTTGCACTAACCGGACAGACAAAAAAACAAGATTTACACAAATCAGCAGGAGCAGCCACAACAAGTCTGCATGGCAACAAAACCGAAGTCTCTATTCATGGACAAAACCAACCACCAGCCATGAAAAACAAGACAAAGCCCGCTGCCCGTCGCCGCAAGGTACAAATCATTGTCACACACAAGGCCCCATTCTATTTTTCCATTCCATTCCATGATGATTCATGATAGGGGGACGTTTGTGCTCCTCTGGTTCGGCGATGAAAAGCACATGCTGCCATGTTGATTTGCCAACCCCATGCAGGGATCCCCGCCCCCTAACAAATTGACATCTGCACCACCACCCCCTCCAAAACTGATGCTTTCCTTGCGCCTACCCCGTCCAAGGCTGCAACGGAACGGAATGGAATGGAATTCACCCATGCAGGGACATGTAGGATCAAGTGGGTGCGGATTGATAAAGAAATGTGGATGTCAACTTCGGGGATTTTGGTAGGGGATGGGGAAATTTTTGGGGAATTTGACATGCTAGCAGTCTTTTATTTGGAGAGATACTGGAGACAGCTCAACCTAAAATTTAAAACTGTTGGAAATAGGGCCGGAATCCGAAAACTGATATCAATAATCTCTCCTCAAAAAGACTAAGCTCTTGGTCAGTCCTGGAGCACGTGTGGTGGCACAAATTCAATTCTTGGGATTGAAATGAGGTAAATTAAATTTGGGTGAATTTGACAACCTGCCAGTCTTTTATTTGGAGATATACAAGAGACAGCTCAAGCAAATATATAAAACTGTTAGAAACAGAGCCAGGATCATAAAACTGACATCAATAATCTCTCCAAAAAAGACTAAACTCTCCGTCAGTCCTGGGAACACGTGTGGCGGCACAAATTGAAACTCTTGAGGATCGAAATGGGACCAAAAAAAATAGCTTAATTTTTTATTGctactactactaaaaaagaTATCCCGCATCTGCTTACTAAAGCACGATAATCATCNNNNNNNNNNNNNNNNNNNNNNNNNNNNNNNNNNNNNNNNNNNNNNNNNNNNNNNNNNNNNNNNNNNNNNNNNNNNNNNNNNNNNNNNNNNNNNNNNNNNNNNNNNNNNNNNNNNNNNNNNNNNNNNNNNNNNNNNNNNNNNNNNNNNNNNNNNNNNNNNNNNNNNNNNNNNNNNNNNNNNNNNNNNNNNNNNNNNNNNNNNNNNNNNNNNNNNNNNNNNNNNNNNNNNNNNNNNNNNNNNNNNNNNNNNNNNNNNNNNNNNNNNNNNNNNNNNNNNNNNNNNNNNNNNNNNNNNNNNNNNNNNNNNNNNNNNNNNNNNNNNNNNNNNNNNNNNNNNNNNNNNNNNNNNNNNNNNNNNNNNNNNNNNNNNNNNNNNNNNNNNNNNNNNNNNNNNNNNNNNNNNNNNNNNNNNNNNNNNNNNNNNNNNNNNNNNNNNNNNNNNNNNNNNNNNNNNNNNNNNNNNNNNNNNNNNNNNNNNNNNNNNNNNNNNNNNNNNNNNNNNNNNNNNNNNNNNNNNNNNNNNNNNNNNNNNNNNNNNNNNNNNNNNNNNNNNNNNNNNNNNNNNNNNNNNNNNNNNNNNNNNNNNNNNNNNNNNNNNNNNNNNNNNNNNNNNNNNNNNNNNNNNNNNNNNNNNNNNNNNNNNNNNNNNNNNNNNNNNNNNNNNNNNNNNNNNNNNNNNNNNNNNNNNNNNNNNNNNNNNNNNNNNNNNNNNNNNNNNNNNNNNNNNNNNNNNNNNNNNNNNNNNNNNNNNNNNNNNNNNNNNNNNNNNNNNNNNNNNNNNNNNNNNNNNNNNNNNNNNNNNNNNNNNNNNNNNNNNNNNNNNNNNNNNNNNNNNNNNNNNNNNNNNNNNNNNNNNNNNNNNNNNNNNNNNNNNNNNNNNNNNNNNNNNNNNNNNNNNNNNNNNNNNNNNNNNNNNNNNNNNNNNNNNNNNNNNNNNNNNNNNNNNNNNNNNNNNNNNNNNNNNNNNNNNNNNNNNNNNNNNNNNNNNNNNNNNNNNNNNNNNNNNNNNNNNNNNNNNNNNNNNNNNNNNNNNNNNNNNNNNNNNNNNNNNNNNNNNNNNNNNNNNNNNNNNNNNNNNNNNNNNNNNNNNNNNNNNNNNNNNNNNNNNNNgatgcggatattcaagatctcctaccattgtaaccgactctatgtaaccctaaccctatccggtgtctatataaaccggagggttgtagtccgtaggcgatcaactccatatagaacaatcataccataggctagcttctagggtttagcctccttaatctcgtggtagatctactcttgtactacccatatcatcaatattaatcaagcaggacgtagggttttacctccatcaagagggcccgaacctgggtaaaacatcgtgttccctccCTCCTGTTAttatccggcctagacgcacagttcgggacccactacccgagatccgccggttttgacaccgacattgctgctttcattgagagttcctctatgccaTCACAAttaggaaggatgcctcctcccatctttaaagacagcgccattgctaagggagccttggctgtcggccaaaccctccggctaggtggtttcctcatgaccgcctgttcggctgttgcgccgacggtgacctctcgggtcatcaaaagcaacctacacgtcagctcggagctcgtcgagcagctagatccaatggagctctcttccgtaaacaagctcttgggtcgcatcgccgccctaggggtcgctacggattacgaccaggttgggcttaaacccgatctaagagaaattaactctccccaagtcacccaccacgttgccgtggtagagacgcagtgcggcgacccttcatctattttaaggactatctacgtccgaattcccgacccttccaagccggatacccgcggagggggaTATGTAACTCAAGatctgagcttaggatcaggcaacgggccagattcactggacaacatccaagaatccgaacttcagagttcggaaactcttcggcctccgaatcttggattgggtgaggtttcagattcaacgacacccgcccacccgatcataagcgatctctcccaaatcaggcagaggcccgaggaaacagtacatcattactggaccaaattcctcctggttatgaacaggataaaggattgccgcgaggaagacgcaatctcaattttctgcagtaattgcacggacaagggaatccttaacgccgtaagtcgtcgtgatatcacacgcttcgctgacttggcatccatagtacaaaaacactgtgcgatggaaagcgcctggaaaaccgaaataaatttttgggataatccggccttgaatagtaatcccgtccgaactaagaagGTGCATTATcacaggacacccgggataaacaccaaaaagccaaaaccctctacagagcatggaaccgtactggaaagatggcttgatggaccctgtagaattcacagtacagaggtcgccacaccaactcacagccttagagcatgttcgatactctggcaggtggccaaaatcggcgagaacctcttaattccggaggccgcagaaagccagcccaaggacaccagtaccgttctcccagtcttcgagactttcgcatcaaacaatgtgcgaaaaagaacactccgcagcctcggcgaagtctatcaagttgcaagaataaatccatggagcgacactgccattaccttcaactcaagtgatgaacctagattccgaacagcccgagcaccagccgcgttggtcctcagtcccatagtggacggctttcacctcaccaaggtgctcatggatggaggcagcggactgaacctcatttatgaggaaacccttcaaaaaatggaaatagactggaaccgcgtcgagcgaagcagcacaacctttagaggaataatccccagtcgggaagcgcgttgcacaggaaaaatcacactagatgtggtgttcgacacgccggataattacaggtccgaagaagtcacgtttcaggtggccccgtttaagagaggatatcacgctttactagggcgggaagcattcacaatcttccaagcaataccccattacgggtacatgaagcttaagatgcccgggccgaatggaattatcactctaactagtgatccggacatagcactccgcgccgaaaacaagacggccgcattagcccttgaggcgctatccgaagccttagcggccgaggaactgactgcgctgcgctccacggttaacagggatgatgtgatactcgataagagatccaaatccatgtccttcaagccagctgacgaaatagtcaaattccaggtccatccaacggaccccaataaaacagcttccatcggggcacgactgacccctgatgcagacgccgcactgcgagagttcctatgagagaactgggacatcttcgcctggcacccttcagacatgccagggatcccacgcaggctggccgaacacagcttaaatatcctaaaaggatttaaacctgtcaaacaagcccttcggtgtttttccgaacccaagagacaggctatgggagaggagctagccaagctattagaggccggattcatcagagacataaaacatccggactggctagcaaacctggtgatggtaccaaacaaggacaaatcctggcgcctgtgtgtcgattttaaagaccttaacaaggcttacccaaaggatcccttccccctcccccgtatcgatcaaattatcgatgccaccgcgggacacgatttgttgtgtttcctcgacgcatactccggttaccatcaaatcaagatggcagaatcagaccaagctgca belongs to Triticum urartu cultivar G1812 chromosome 7, Tu2.1, whole genome shotgun sequence and includes:
- the LOC125519758 gene encoding receptor-like cytosolic serine/threonine-protein kinase RBK1, encoding MFSKSCNDENSLCTDQSSPRAVLDISVSGSVDSDESSSVEQPAEPSRSVQPLQWRNLISGLILSRKKLMARAVTFPQRSKSTGLKRYLGRMRSGKNQMDCSVIAPEIFPEIEKWRPSWRSFDYDELCAATDRFSSDNLIGKGGHAEVYKGQLADGQFVAVKRLTKGGNKEDRISDFLSELGIIAHVNHPNAAQLLGFSVEGGLHLVLQFSPHGSLASLLHGAKGALKWKARFNIALGIAEGLFYLHEGCHRHIIHRDIKASNILLTEDYQPQISDFGLAKWLPDKCTHQVVFPIEGTFGYMAPEYFMHGIINEKTDVFAYGVLLLELVTGRKAVDSSRQSLVIWAKPLLESNNMKGLVDPSLDVGYDPEEMALTLAVASMCIHHSANLRPSMKSVVRFMKGDRESLELMGKPRPTKPPMFDSCDSEDYTRTSYLNDLDKHKQLALEQ
- the LOC125519761 gene encoding fructose-1,6-bisphosphatase, chloroplastic-like encodes the protein MTLSPHTLRPPLLLPLPLPPTSNRRPPPPASRPRPLHPALARRSRSSVLLARPPRAGAGAGDGGMASHGSHPTLLEHMGRAGAPADLAVLVAHIQAACKRIAALVASPGNADLSRAKPAAGGTAASAAGRDAPKPLDELSNEIILSSLQSSGKVAVVASEENDLPVWMCDDGPYVVVTDPLDGSRNIEVSIPTGTIFGIYDRLVELDQLPLEEKAQLNSLQSGSRLVAAGYILYSSATIFCISFGEGTHGFTLDRSTGEFVLTHPSMQIPPRGQIYSVNDARYFDWPEGLKKYIDTIRQGKGQHPKKYSARYVCSLVADFHRTIIYGGVAMNPRDHLRLVYEANPLSFLAEQAGGRGSDGKTRILSIQPVKLHQRLPLFLGSMEDMLELESYGDVQQKVNPGYDV